A portion of the Chryseobacterium tructae genome contains these proteins:
- a CDS encoding nucleoid-associated protein — protein sequence MFSKIIVHRVGNKINGDSLTLSQEELKLEEGMAEMLEDYFLGSFKSEETFHFYSDTYLVNNPVYSAVSEIFEDKSKFIWESENIAKHLFEAAENPRVQSGELFIVLFEDESDRPDRVDKIGIFKTEKRESFLKINPSEETFDIEKDQGIGLSKIDKAALIYNNNKDTGYVLSVVDNNKNGDMYYWFEDFLKVKQRDDEYFHTQEALMVYKDYITKQLPQEFEVSKADQADFLNKSINFFKEKEEFKLDEFANEVLGDEHVIESFVNFKTDYEQDMQVNIAEEFPISEAAVKKTQRHFKSIIKLDKNFHIYIHGDRQKLEMGEDDKGKYYRLYFEKEV from the coding sequence ATGTTTTCAAAAATTATAGTACACAGAGTCGGAAATAAGATCAACGGAGATTCTCTAACGCTTTCCCAAGAGGAATTGAAGTTGGAGGAAGGAATGGCAGAGATGCTTGAAGATTACTTTTTAGGATCATTCAAGTCAGAAGAAACTTTTCATTTTTACAGTGACACTTACCTGGTGAATAACCCGGTTTACAGTGCGGTATCTGAAATTTTTGAAGATAAATCCAAATTTATCTGGGAGTCTGAGAATATTGCAAAACACCTTTTCGAAGCGGCTGAAAATCCTAGAGTTCAGAGTGGAGAATTGTTTATCGTTCTTTTTGAAGACGAAAGTGATCGCCCGGACAGAGTAGATAAGATCGGGATCTTTAAAACGGAAAAAAGAGAATCATTCCTGAAAATTAATCCATCAGAAGAAACATTTGATATTGAAAAAGATCAGGGAATTGGTTTGTCTAAAATTGATAAAGCAGCTTTGATCTACAACAATAATAAAGATACAGGATATGTACTTTCTGTGGTTGATAACAACAAAAACGGAGATATGTATTACTGGTTCGAGGATTTCTTAAAAGTAAAACAGCGTGATGATGAGTATTTCCACACTCAGGAAGCACTGATGGTTTACAAAGATTATATCACGAAGCAACTTCCACAGGAATTTGAGGTTTCAAAAGCTGACCAGGCTGATTTCCTGAATAAATCGATCAATTTCTTTAAAGAAAAAGAAGAATTCAAATTAGATGAATTTGCTAATGAGGTATTGGGCGATGAGCACGTGATTGAAAGTTTTGTAAATTTTAAAACCGATTACGAACAAGACATGCAGGTAAATATTGCTGAAGAGTTCCCTATCAGTGAAGCTGCAGTAAAGAAAACCCAGAGACACTTTAAAAGTATTATCAAACTAGATAAAAATTTCCACATCTACATTCATGGTGACAGACAGAAACTGGAAATGGGAGAAGATGATAAAGGGAAATACTACAGATTGTATTTCGAGAAAGAAGTATAG
- a CDS encoding cyclase family protein, with the protein MKTTIIDLSKPIQYNAGDPWFMRVKIKHKPHKKSHWLIRLALDLPFRLFPKNWTGWADDTIKNMGLHATTHIDAPWHYGPVVEGKPAKTIDQIPLEWCYGDGIVIDCSHKEDFVAITIDDLKKDLDKNGIIIQEGNIVLIRTDRDKLMGTSDFVEKGTGMSKEATEWLINQGVKVMGIDQWGWDLPLKFMAKKAKELSDPEYFWEGHRVGIEKEYLHIEQLTNLQALPPSGFKVCVFPLKIVGGSAAPARVVAMMD; encoded by the coding sequence ATGAAAACAACCATCATCGATTTATCGAAACCTATTCAATACAATGCAGGAGATCCATGGTTTATGAGGGTGAAAATCAAACATAAACCTCATAAAAAGTCCCATTGGTTGATTCGTCTCGCATTGGATCTTCCGTTCAGGCTTTTTCCTAAAAACTGGACAGGTTGGGCAGATGATACGATTAAAAATATGGGACTTCATGCGACAACCCATATTGATGCACCATGGCATTATGGGCCTGTTGTGGAAGGAAAACCTGCTAAAACAATCGATCAGATTCCCTTAGAATGGTGTTATGGAGATGGTATTGTCATAGATTGCAGTCATAAAGAGGACTTTGTAGCCATCACAATAGATGATCTTAAAAAAGATCTCGATAAAAACGGAATCATTATTCAGGAAGGGAATATTGTTTTAATAAGAACCGATAGGGACAAGCTTATGGGAACTTCCGATTTTGTAGAAAAAGGAACAGGAATGAGCAAAGAAGCTACAGAATGGCTGATTAATCAGGGGGTAAAAGTGATGGGAATTGATCAATGGGGATGGGATTTACCACTAAAATTTATGGCTAAGAAAGCCAAAGAGCTCAGTGATCCGGAATACTTCTGGGAAGGGCACCGTGTGGGAATTGAAAAAGAATATTTGCATATAGAGCAGCTTACCAATCTTCAGGCATTACCGCCTTCAGGATTCAAAGTATGTGTATTTCCTTTAAAGATCGTTGGTGGTTCTGCCGCTCCGGCAAGAGTAGTGGCCATGATGGATTAA
- a CDS encoding succinate dehydrogenase/fumarate reductase iron-sulfur subunit encodes MDLHLKIWRQKDKKSEGKLVSYDLKGLNSHMSFLEMLDTLNEKLITEGDEPVEFDHDCREGICGQCGMMINGIAHGPLKNTTTCQLHLRSFKDGETILIEPFRADAFPVKKDLKVDRSAFDRIISSGGFVSVNTGQAPDATAIPVTHQTAEEAFDSAACIGCGACVATCKNGSAALFTSAKIAHMALLPQGKEERSKRVLDMVYQMDTELFGHCSNTEACEVECPQGISVLNIARMNFEYNRALFFNKKG; translated from the coding sequence ATGGATTTACACCTTAAGATATGGAGACAGAAAGACAAAAAAAGTGAGGGAAAACTGGTCAGCTATGACCTTAAAGGATTAAATTCTCACATGTCTTTCCTTGAAATGTTAGATACATTAAACGAAAAACTGATTACAGAAGGAGATGAACCTGTAGAATTCGATCACGACTGTCGCGAAGGAATTTGTGGACAGTGCGGAATGATGATTAACGGTATCGCCCATGGCCCTTTAAAAAATACAACAACCTGCCAGCTTCACCTGCGTTCTTTTAAAGATGGTGAGACTATTTTGATAGAACCCTTCAGAGCAGATGCTTTTCCTGTGAAGAAAGATTTAAAAGTAGACCGTTCTGCTTTTGACAGAATTATTTCTTCCGGAGGTTTTGTATCAGTAAATACAGGCCAAGCTCCGGATGCTACAGCTATTCCGGTTACCCATCAGACTGCGGAGGAAGCTTTTGATTCTGCTGCCTGCATCGGATGTGGCGCTTGTGTAGCCACCTGTAAAAATGGAAGTGCAGCTTTATTTACTTCTGCAAAAATAGCTCACATGGCATTACTTCCTCAAGGTAAAGAAGAAAGAAGCAAACGTGTTTTGGATATGGTTTACCAAATGGATACCGAATTGTTCGGACATTGTTCTAATACGGAAGCCTGTGAAGTAGAATGTCCGCAAGGCATCTCTGTCCTGAATATTGCCAGAATGAATTTTGAGTACAACAGAGCCCTATTTTTCAATAAAAAAGGGTAA